The window TTCAATTAGAAACACAAGCCTATACAGCTCAGGAAGTTATTGTATCGGCTTTGAGAGCTTCAGAAAACACCCCGGTAAGCCACCATACTATTGATTACAAAACAATAAAAGAGAAAAACAGCGGTCAGGAAATACCGTATCTATTACAACTCACACCATCATTAGTTGCATCATCTGATGCAGGAACGGGGATTGGATACTCAAGTTTTAGAATTCGCGGTGTTGATATGACACGAATAAATATCACGATTAACGATATTCCGCTCAATGATGCCGAGTCGCATAGCGTGTTTTTAGTAAATATGCCCGATTTTATTGAAAGTGTCAACAGCATTCAAATTCAACGTGGTGTTGGAACATCGTCGAATGGGGCTGCTGCTTTCGGTGCCTCAGTAAATATGCAGACTAACAGTCTGAGCCACAAAGCATTTGCTGAAATAAATAAC is drawn from Bacteroidales bacterium and contains these coding sequences:
- a CDS encoding TonB-dependent receptor, whose translation is MKHYFLTILVAMSVTSSMAQFSLSGKITTTEGRPLEGANVFVEKLETGTVTNHEGRFTLTNLPENEELVTVYSYLGFRPEKRTIVLKNDYYIEIQLETQAYTAQEVIVSALRASENTPVSHHTIDYKTIKEKNSGQEIPYLLQLTPSLVASSDAGTGIGYSSFRIRGVDMTRINITINDIPLNDAESHSVFLVNMPDFIESVNSIQIQRGVGTSSNGAAAFGASVNMQTNSLSHKAFAEINN